AGCGTCAGTATTGGCCCAGGGGGCTGCCTTCGCCATCGGTATTCCTCCACATCTCTACGCATTTCACTGCTACACGTGGAATTCTACCCCCCTCTGCCATACTCTAGCCTGCCAGTCACCAATGCAGTTCCCAGGTTGAGCCCGGGGATTTCACATCGGTCTTAGCAAACCGCCTGCGCACGCTTTACGCCCAGTAATTCCGATTAACGCTCGCACCCTACGTATTACCGCGGCTGCTGGCACGTAGTTAGCCGGTGCTTATTCTTCCGGTACCGTCATCCCCCGACTGTATTAGAGCCAAGGATTTCTTTCCGGACAAAAGTGCTTTACAACCCGAAGGCCTTCTTCACACACGCGGCATTGCTGGATCAGGCTTTCGCCCATTGTCCAAAATTCCCCACTGCTGCCTCCCGTAGGAGTCTGGGCCGTGTCTCAGTCCCAGTGTGGCTGGTCGTCCTCTCAGACCAGCTACTGATCGTCGCCTTGGTAGGCCTTTACCCCACCAACTAGCTAATCAGCCATCGGCCAACCCTATAGCGCGAGGCCCGAAGGTCCCCCGCTTTCATCCGTAGATCGTATGCGGTATTAATCCGGCTTTCGCCGGGCTATCCCCCACTACAGGACATGTTCCGATGTATTACTCACCCGTTCGCCACTCGCCACCAGGTGCAAGCACCCGTGCTGCCGTTCGACTTGCATGTGTAAGGCATGCCGCCAGCGTTCAATCTGAGCCAGGATCAAACTCTTCAGTTTAAACCTGTTACTGTTTTCGGTTCAGTTAAGAACCGGTCGCTCACTCAAAGCTGACAGGTAAATGAATTACTTCATAAACCTGACTTACTTTAGTGTGAGACTCTTGATACTTTCGCTATCTGATCCGAGGATCAGCTCGCTGCCATCAAGCGCCCACACTTATCGGCTGTTAATTTTTAAAGAGCATTCTGCGAGGAACTTCGTGTTTCCCGGCAGCGCTGCGTTTTCAGCAGCAGAGAAGCGAGATTATGAACCGTGTTTCGCAGCTCGTCAACAACTTTTTACACTACATCGTTGCGACTGCGGGGCTCAACTTCCAGGCCGGCTGCGCGCTACAGACTGCTGCGCTCCACCAACCTTGCTTCCCTCTCCCGCGCCGCGTTTCCGTTAGCGCGAAAGAGGCGTGATTGTAGGCACCCGCTTCGATCTGCGCAAGGGGTTTGAAGCAATTCTTTTCCAAAAGCTGCAATTTGGCCGGCCGGCCACGAGTCGGCACGAGACCGCTTATGGTGCAAAGAACGGACTAGAATGTGAGGTTCTTCGCCTCTTTCTATATACGTCTTTAATATGCGCCAGCGAATCGCCAAACGCCTCCCCCCCGATGCCGACAAACTGGTCGGTCTGTCGCTTGCGCTCTTCGCCTCGGGCAGCCGCATCGAGGACCGCTTCTGGGAAGCGAAGCTCGACGCGCTGCTCGCCAAGATTGTCCGCAACGGCAACCAGACCACGCTCGACGCAGCGCTCGACCATCTGCAGCAGAATCATCCCGACACCTATGGCGCGCTCGCCGACATGGCCGAGACGCACAGCGAGTCGATGGTGATCGAGCATGACGGCCAACCGTTCGATGCGCTGCTCGTCGCCGTCCCGGTTCTCGCCTGGACGCGCTACATGATTCCATCGGGCCCGCTCAAGGGCGACGTTGCCGACGCGCTGCGAACGCACCTGCAGGCACACGTCCTTGCGAACGGGACCCTCGTCGGGCTTGCCCCGTTCCTCTACAGCATCGACCAGCTACCGCGGCATCACGTCGAGACCTACCGGCTTGCCCAGCAGCTCTCGCACGCGGCGATCAGCCAGCATACGCCCAAGCTCAGCTTCGGCGACCTGCCCGAAACCTCGCCGATCCTGGCCGACCCGCGCTTCCTGCTCGCCGTCGTCGCAGCCCCCGCCGGCGCACCGCTGTTCCGCTGGCAGGAAGAAGAAAACGGCAGCCGGATCGAACGCGGCCAGTGCCTCGAGCAATGGACGACCCAGGGCGGCCCGAACCTGTCGATCGCGCTGCCCGGCTGCGAATTCGAATGCCTGCTTCCGGACGCGTACTATTCGGCTTGCCGGGATGCGGACGAACGCATCCGTCCACATACGGTCCGAACGGCCATTCGTTATCTATTCGACACACTTGGTGCAGCACCGCAAGAGCTGCGCGCGGTGGTCGCCGGCTTCGGCGAACGCCGTATCGACGAGTACCGTGTCGGCTTCACACGGCGTGCCAGCAACGACGTAATCTACGGCGTCGTGTGGCCGCTGTACGGTCGCGAAAACGGCGACCTGTCGATCGACGGGGCGACGCTCGAAGGCGAAGCGCCGATCGAAGGACCGGTCGAGGAAATCGTGAATCTGCTGAAGGAATGCGGCGTAACCGACGTCAGGCGGCACGCGGGCCGCTTCGAACCCGAATATTGCGATGACTGCGGCGTGCCGCTCTACGCAGATCCGCTAGGCGAAATCGTCCACGCCGAAATGCCGGAAGACGCGTCACCCGCCCAGCCGCACTTCCACTAACTCGCAGCACAGCAGGCCCTGACAGCCTGCCCATCTGAAGCCGCTCACGGTTCCCGCCGGAGCGGCTTTTTACTTGTCCGCCCTCCCGCCACCCGAAATTTCATACTTTTCCTAAGCCTTTCAGCCAAGCAGACATCGTGTAAGGTCTTTGTCATCATCAGA
This region of Burkholderia contaminans genomic DNA includes:
- a CDS encoding DUF2863 family protein; protein product: MRQRIAKRLPPDADKLVGLSLALFASGSRIEDRFWEAKLDALLAKIVRNGNQTTLDAALDHLQQNHPDTYGALADMAETHSESMVIEHDGQPFDALLVAVPVLAWTRYMIPSGPLKGDVADALRTHLQAHVLANGTLVGLAPFLYSIDQLPRHHVETYRLAQQLSHAAISQHTPKLSFGDLPETSPILADPRFLLAVVAAPAGAPLFRWQEEENGSRIERGQCLEQWTTQGGPNLSIALPGCEFECLLPDAYYSACRDADERIRPHTVRTAIRYLFDTLGAAPQELRAVVAGFGERRIDEYRVGFTRRASNDVIYGVVWPLYGRENGDLSIDGATLEGEAPIEGPVEEIVNLLKECGVTDVRRHAGRFEPEYCDDCGVPLYADPLGEIVHAEMPEDASPAQPHFH